The following proteins come from a genomic window of Malus sylvestris chromosome 4, drMalSylv7.2, whole genome shotgun sequence:
- the LOC126618750 gene encoding pentatricopeptide repeat-containing protein At1g62910-like isoform X4 — protein MKRITTRTPFPGNLPSFIFAILQNPSRAFHSDAVNANPTCTHTIKQTLLVSESMIQTRCKSGKIRKDEALGYFNSMIQTKPLPSIWTFNCLLGALSKMKEYSAVVSMCKQLMGCAQFRPDVSTMNIFLNCLCRLNWMNACFSVLAITLKYGLQPNAHSINTFLHGLCKNCSLAEAMEFFEEIETKGYACNEITYATMINGLCKAGKTSKALEILTKMWEDGRFKPNQECYNPIIDSLCKERQIDEALTLFRDMISKSVVPNIFNYTTLIHGLCNMSRWEEVLPLFEGMEDHGVRPDVVTYNTLIYALCQSGRLEKAKSFLICMLNSGISPNVYTYNVLMNTLCKEERIQEAITLLENMTTNGTKPDVVTFTSLISASCKSGNWEEGVRLLKTMIDYGALPNIVTYNSVLDALCKEGKTAEALNLVDEMFRGGEKPDVVTYSTLIKGLCRTRQWKEATRLFDEMVCHGILPNFVTLKILSGALCHEVLTDEVREEFKARIDGTSKLGKKRSKKD, from the exons ATGAAAAGGATAACTACAAGAACTCCATTCCCAGGTAATCTTCCTTCTTTCATTTTTGCCATTCTGCAGAATCCAAGTAGGGCATTTCATTCCGACGCTGTTAATGCTAATCCTACTTGTACGCATACAATTAAACAAACCCTTTTGGTGTCGGAGAGTATGATTCAGACTCGATGCAAATCTGGAAAAATTAGGAAAGATGAAGCCTTGGGTTACTTTAATTCCATGATTCAAACCAAACCCTTGCCCTCTATTTGGACTTTCAATTGTTTGTTGGGGGCACTCTCCAAGATGAAGGAATATTCCGCTGTGGTTTCTATGTGTAAACAGTTGATGGGTTGCGCTCAATTCCGACCTGATGTCAGTACAATGAATATTTTTCTGAATTGCTTGTGCCGGCTGAACTGGATGAACGCTTGTTTCTCTGTTTTAGCAATTACCCTTAAATACGGTCTTCAACCCAATGCTCATTCTATAAATACTTTTCTTCATGGGCTTTGCAAGAATTGTTCCCTGGCGGAGGCAATGGAGTTCTTCGAAGAAATAGAAACGAAAGGATACGCGTGCAATGAAATAACTTATGCTACTATGATCAATGGACTATGCAAAGCTGGGAAAACTTCTAAGGCTCTCGAGATACTTACGAAGATGTGGGAAGATGGAAGGTTCAAGCCCAACCAAGAATGCTACAATCCAATCATCGATAGCCTCTGTAAAGAAAGACAAATAGATGAGGCATTGACCCTATTTCGAGATATGATCAGCAAAAGTGTTGTACCGAATATTTTCAATTATACCACATTGATTCATGGGTTATGCAACATGAGTCGCTGGGAAGAAGTGCTCCCTCTTTTTGAAGGAATGGAAGATCATGGAGTCAGGCCAGATGTTGTCACCTACAACACTCTAATTTATGCATTGTGCCAATCGGGGAG GTTGGAAAAAGCCAAGAGCTTCTTGATTTGCATGCTAAACAGTGGAATTTCACCCAATGTATACACCTATAATGTTCTTATGAACACTCTTtgtaaagaagaaagaattcaAGAAGCGATTACTCTGTTGGAAAATATGACAACGAACGGCACAAAGCCTGATGTTGTCACTTTTACTTCCTTGATTTCTGCTTCATGCAAGTCTGGTAACTGGGAGGAAGGTGTGAGGTTACTTAAAACCATGATTGATTATGGAGCCTTGCCTAATATTGTTACATACAATTCTGTACTGGATGCTTTATGCAAGGAAGGGAAGACTGCAGAGGCACTGAATCTTGTCGACGAAATGTTCCGTGGAGGGGAAAAGCCTGATGTTGTGACTTACAGCACTTTAATTAAAGGATTGTGTCGTACCAGGCAATGGAAAGAAGCCACAAGGTTATTTGACGAAATGGTATGCCATGGAATCTTACCTAATTTCGTAACTTTGAAGATACTTTCGGGTGCTCTCTGCCATGAAGTGTTGACCGATGAGGTTCGCGAAGAATTTAAGGCGAGAATAGATGGAACTTCGAAGCTTGGTAAGAAAAGGTCCAAGAAGGATTGA
- the LOC126618750 gene encoding pentatricopeptide repeat-containing protein At1g63150-like isoform X1, with product MKRITTRTPFPGNLPSFIFAILQNPSRAFHSDAVNANPTCTHTIKQTLLVSESMIQTRCKSGKIRKDEALGYFNSMIQTKPLPSIWTFNCLLGALSKMKEYSAVVSMCKQLMGCAQFRPDVSTMNIFLNCLCRLNWMNACFSVLAITLKYGLQPNAHSINTFLHGLCKNCSLAEAMEFFEEIETKGYACNEITYATMINGLCKAGKTSKALEILTKMWEDGRFKPNQECYNPIIDSLCKERQIDEALTLFRDMISKSVVPNIFNYTTLIHGLCNMSRWEEVLPLFEGMEDHGVRPDVVTYNTLIYALCQSGRLEKAKSFMICMLNGGISPNVRTYNVLINALCNDERIQEALTLFGTMTEKRIKPDVVTFTSLISALCQSGRLEKAKSFLICMLNSGISPNVYTYNVLMNTLCKEERIQEAITLLENMTTNGTKPDVVTFTSLISASCKSGNWEEGVRLLKTMIDYGALPNIVTYNSVLDALCKEGKTAEALNLVDEMFRGGEKPDVVTYSTLIKGLCRTRQWKEATRLFDEMVCHGILPNFVTLKILSGALCHEVLTDEVREEFKARIDGTSKLGKKRSKKD from the exons ATGAAAAGGATAACTACAAGAACTCCATTCCCAGGTAATCTTCCTTCTTTCATTTTTGCCATTCTGCAGAATCCAAGTAGGGCATTTCATTCCGACGCTGTTAATGCTAATCCTACTTGTACGCATACAATTAAACAAACCCTTTTGGTGTCGGAGAGTATGATTCAGACTCGATGCAAATCTGGAAAAATTAGGAAAGATGAAGCCTTGGGTTACTTTAATTCCATGATTCAAACCAAACCCTTGCCCTCTATTTGGACTTTCAATTGTTTGTTGGGGGCACTCTCCAAGATGAAGGAATATTCCGCTGTGGTTTCTATGTGTAAACAGTTGATGGGTTGCGCTCAATTCCGACCTGATGTCAGTACAATGAATATTTTTCTGAATTGCTTGTGCCGGCTGAACTGGATGAACGCTTGTTTCTCTGTTTTAGCAATTACCCTTAAATACGGTCTTCAACCCAATGCTCATTCTATAAATACTTTTCTTCATGGGCTTTGCAAGAATTGTTCCCTGGCGGAGGCAATGGAGTTCTTCGAAGAAATAGAAACGAAAGGATACGCGTGCAATGAAATAACTTATGCTACTATGATCAATGGACTATGCAAAGCTGGGAAAACTTCTAAGGCTCTCGAGATACTTACGAAGATGTGGGAAGATGGAAGGTTCAAGCCCAACCAAGAATGCTACAATCCAATCATCGATAGCCTCTGTAAAGAAAGACAAATAGATGAGGCATTGACCCTATTTCGAGATATGATCAGCAAAAGTGTTGTACCGAATATTTTCAATTATACCACATTGATTCATGGGTTATGCAACATGAGTCGCTGGGAAGAAGTGCTCCCTCTTTTTGAAGGAATGGAAGATCATGGAGTCAGGCCAGATGTTGTCACCTACAACACTCTAATTTATGCATTGTGCCAATCGGGGAG GTTGGAAAAAGCCAAGAGCTTCATGATTTGCATGCTAAACGGTGGAATTTCTCCTAATGTACGCACGTATAATGTTCTAATCAACGCGCTGTGCAATGATGAAAGAATTCAAGAAGCACTTACTCTGTTTGGAACAATGACTGAGAAACGTATAAAGCCTGACGTTGTCACTTTTACTTCCTTGATCTCTGCATTGTGCCAATCGGGGAGGTTGGAAAAAGCCAAGAGCTTCTTGATTTGCATGCTAAACAGTGGAATTTCACCCAATGTATACACCTATAATGTTCTTATGAACACTCTTtgtaaagaagaaagaattcaAGAAGCGATTACTCTGTTGGAAAATATGACAACGAACGGCACAAAGCCTGATGTTGTCACTTTTACTTCCTTGATTTCTGCTTCATGCAAGTCTGGTAACTGGGAGGAAGGTGTGAGGTTACTTAAAACCATGATTGATTATGGAGCCTTGCCTAATATTGTTACATACAATTCTGTACTGGATGCTTTATGCAAGGAAGGGAAGACTGCAGAGGCACTGAATCTTGTCGACGAAATGTTCCGTGGAGGGGAAAAGCCTGATGTTGTGACTTACAGCACTTTAATTAAAGGATTGTGTCGTACCAGGCAATGGAAAGAAGCCACAAGGTTATTTGACGAAATGGTATGCCATGGAATCTTACCTAATTTCGTAACTTTGAAGATACTTTCGGGTGCTCTCTGCCATGAAGTGTTGACCGATGAGGTTCGCGAAGAATTTAAGGCGAGAATAGATGGAACTTCGAAGCTTGGTAAGAAAAGGTCCAAGAAGGATTGA
- the LOC126618750 gene encoding pentatricopeptide repeat-containing protein At1g62910-like isoform X3, which yields MKRITTRTPFPGNLPSFIFAILQNPSRAFHSDAVNANPTCTHTIKQTLLVSESMIQTRCKSGKIRKDEALGYFNSMIQTKPLPSIWTFNCLLGALSKMKEYSAVVSMCKQLMGCAQFRPDVSTMNIFLNCLCRLNWMNACFSVLAITLKYGLQPNAHSINTFLHGLCKNCSLAEAMEFFEEIETKGYACNEITYATMINGLCKAGKTSKALEILTKMWEDGRFKPNQECYNPIIDSLCKERQIDEALTLFRDMISKSVVPNIFNYTTLIHGLCNMSRWEEVLPLFEGMEDHGVRPDVVTYNTLIYALCQSGRLEKAKSFLICMRNGGISPDVYTYSVLMNALCKDDRIQEALALLENMTTKGIKPDVVTFNSLISASCKSGNWEECVRLLKTMIDYGALPNIVTYNSVLDALCKEGKTAEALNLVDEMFRGGEKPDVVTYSTLIKGLCRTRQWKEATRLFDEMVCHGILPNFVTLKILSGALCHEVLTDEVREEFKARIDGTSKLGKKRSKKD from the exons ATGAAAAGGATAACTACAAGAACTCCATTCCCAGGTAATCTTCCTTCTTTCATTTTTGCCATTCTGCAGAATCCAAGTAGGGCATTTCATTCCGACGCTGTTAATGCTAATCCTACTTGTACGCATACAATTAAACAAACCCTTTTGGTGTCGGAGAGTATGATTCAGACTCGATGCAAATCTGGAAAAATTAGGAAAGATGAAGCCTTGGGTTACTTTAATTCCATGATTCAAACCAAACCCTTGCCCTCTATTTGGACTTTCAATTGTTTGTTGGGGGCACTCTCCAAGATGAAGGAATATTCCGCTGTGGTTTCTATGTGTAAACAGTTGATGGGTTGCGCTCAATTCCGACCTGATGTCAGTACAATGAATATTTTTCTGAATTGCTTGTGCCGGCTGAACTGGATGAACGCTTGTTTCTCTGTTTTAGCAATTACCCTTAAATACGGTCTTCAACCCAATGCTCATTCTATAAATACTTTTCTTCATGGGCTTTGCAAGAATTGTTCCCTGGCGGAGGCAATGGAGTTCTTCGAAGAAATAGAAACGAAAGGATACGCGTGCAATGAAATAACTTATGCTACTATGATCAATGGACTATGCAAAGCTGGGAAAACTTCTAAGGCTCTCGAGATACTTACGAAGATGTGGGAAGATGGAAGGTTCAAGCCCAACCAAGAATGCTACAATCCAATCATCGATAGCCTCTGTAAAGAAAGACAAATAGATGAGGCATTGACCCTATTTCGAGATATGATCAGCAAAAGTGTTGTACCGAATATTTTCAATTATACCACATTGATTCATGGGTTATGCAACATGAGTCGCTGGGAAGAAGTGCTCCCTCTTTTTGAAGGAATGGAAGATCATGGAGTCAGGCCAGATGTTGTCACCTACAACACTCTAATTTATGCATTGTGCCAATCGGGGAGGTTGGAAAAGGCCAAGAGCTTCTTGATTTGCATGCGTAACGGCGGAATTTCACCAGATGTATACACATACAGTGTTCTAATGAACGCGTTGTGCAAGGATGACAGAATTCAAGAAGCACTTGCTCTGTTGGAAAATATGACAACGAAAGGCATAAAGCCTGATGTTGTCACTTTTAATTCCTTGATTTCTGCTTCATGCAAGTCTGGTAACTGGGAAGAATGTGTGAG GTTACTTAAAACCATGATTGATTATGGAGCCTTGCCTAATATTGTTACATACAATTCTGTACTGGATGCTTTATGCAAGGAAGGGAAGACTGCAGAGGCACTGAATCTTGTCGACGAAATGTTCCGTGGAGGGGAAAAGCCTGATGTTGTGACTTACAGCACTTTAATTAAAGGATTGTGTCGTACCAGGCAATGGAAAGAAGCCACAAGGTTATTTGACGAAATGGTATGCCATGGAATCTTACCTAATTTCGTAACTTTGAAGATACTTTCGGGTGCTCTCTGCCATGAAGTGTTGACCGATGAGGTTCGCGAAGAATTTAAGGCGAGAATAGATGGAACTTCGAAGCTTGGTAAGAAAAGGTCCAAGAAGGATTGA
- the LOC126618750 gene encoding pentatricopeptide repeat-containing protein At1g12775, mitochondrial-like isoform X5, protein MKRITTRTPFPGNLPSFIFAILQNPSRAFHSDAVNANPTCTHTIKQTLLVSESMIQTRCKSGKIRKDEALGYFNSMIQTKPLPSIWTFNCLLGALSKMKEYSAVVSMCKQLMGCAQFRPDVSTMNIFLNCLCRLNWMNACFSVLAITLKYGLQPNAHSINTFLHGLCKNCSLAEAMEFFEEIETKGYACNEITYATMINGLCKAGKTSKALEILTKMWEDGRFKPNQECYNPIIDSLCKERQIDEALTLFRDMISKSVVPNIFNYTTLIHGLCNMSRWEEVLPLFEGMEDHGVRPDVVTYNTLIYALCQSGRLEKAKSFLICMRNGGISPDVYTYSVLMNALCKDDRIQEALALLENMTTKGIKPDVVTFNSLISASCKSGNWEECVRLFKTMIGYGALPDIVTYNSVLDALCKEGKTTEALNLVDEMFRRGEKPDVVTYSTLIKGLCRTRQWKEATRLFDEMVCHGILPNFVTLKILSGALCHEVLTDEVREEFKARIDGTSKLGKKRSKKD, encoded by the exons ATGAAAAGGATAACTACAAGAACTCCATTCCCAGGTAATCTTCCTTCTTTCATTTTTGCCATTCTGCAGAATCCAAGTAGGGCATTTCATTCCGACGCTGTTAATGCTAATCCTACTTGTACGCATACAATTAAACAAACCCTTTTGGTGTCGGAGAGTATGATTCAGACTCGATGCAAATCTGGAAAAATTAGGAAAGATGAAGCCTTGGGTTACTTTAATTCCATGATTCAAACCAAACCCTTGCCCTCTATTTGGACTTTCAATTGTTTGTTGGGGGCACTCTCCAAGATGAAGGAATATTCCGCTGTGGTTTCTATGTGTAAACAGTTGATGGGTTGCGCTCAATTCCGACCTGATGTCAGTACAATGAATATTTTTCTGAATTGCTTGTGCCGGCTGAACTGGATGAACGCTTGTTTCTCTGTTTTAGCAATTACCCTTAAATACGGTCTTCAACCCAATGCTCATTCTATAAATACTTTTCTTCATGGGCTTTGCAAGAATTGTTCCCTGGCGGAGGCAATGGAGTTCTTCGAAGAAATAGAAACGAAAGGATACGCGTGCAATGAAATAACTTATGCTACTATGATCAATGGACTATGCAAAGCTGGGAAAACTTCTAAGGCTCTCGAGATACTTACGAAGATGTGGGAAGATGGAAGGTTCAAGCCCAACCAAGAATGCTACAATCCAATCATCGATAGCCTCTGTAAAGAAAGACAAATAGATGAGGCATTGACCCTATTTCGAGATATGATCAGCAAAAGTGTTGTACCGAATATTTTCAATTATACCACATTGATTCATGGGTTATGCAACATGAGTCGCTGGGAAGAAGTGCTCCCTCTTTTTGAAGGAATGGAAGATCATGGAGTCAGGCCAGATGTTGTCACCTACAACACTCTAATTTATGCATTGTGCCAATCGGGGAGGTTGGAAAAGGCCAAGAGCTTCTTGATTTGCATGCGTAACGGCGGAATTTCACCAGATGTATACACATACAGTGTTCTAATGAACGCGTTGTGCAAGGATGACAGAATTCAAGAAGCACTTGCTCTGTTGGAAAATATGACAACGAAAGGCATAAAGCCTGATGTTGTCACTTTTAATTCCTTGATTTCTGCTTCATGCAAGTCTGGTAACTGGGAAGAATGTGTGAGgttattcaaaaccatgattggTTATGGAGCCTTGCCTGATATTGTTACATACAATTCTGTACTGGATGCTTTATGCAAGGAAGGGAAGACAACAGAGGCACTGAATCTTGTCGACGAAATGTTCCGTAGAGGGGAAAAGC CTGATGTTGTGACTTACAGCACTTTAATTAAAGGATTGTGTCGTACCAGGCAATGGAAAGAAGCCACAAGGTTATTTGACGAAATGGTATGCCATGGAATCTTACCTAATTTCGTAACTTTGAAGATACTTTCGGGTGCTCTCTGCCATGAAGTGTTGACCGATGAGGTTCGCGAAGAATTTAAGGCGAGAATAGATGGAACTTCGAAGCTTGGTAAGAAAAGGTCCAAGAAGGATTGA
- the LOC126618750 gene encoding pentatricopeptide repeat-containing protein At1g63330-like isoform X7: protein MKRITTRIPFPGNLPSFIFAILQNPSRAFHSDAVNANPTCTHTIKQTHLVSESMIQTRCKSGKIRKDEALGYFYSMIQIKPLPSVWTLNYLLGALSKMKEYSAVVSMCKQLMGCAQFRPDVCTINIFLNCMCRLNRMNACFSVLAITLKYGLQPNAHSITTFLHGLCKNCSLAEAMEFFEEIETKGYACNEITYATMINGLCKAGKTSKALEILTKMWEDGRFKPNPECYNPIIDSLCKERQIDEALTLFRDMISKSVVPNIFNYTTLIHGLCNTSRWEEVLSLFEGMVDQGVKPNIVTYNVLMTTLCKEERIQEALTLLGTMTEKGIKPDVVTFNSLISASCKSGNWDEGVRLFKNMIDYGVLPDIVTYSTVLDALCKEGKTEEALNLVEEMVRRGEKPNCVTYNSLINGLCRTSQWREATRLFDEMVCRGILPNFITLNILSDVYTYSVLMNALCKDDRIQEALALLENMTTKGIKPDVVTFNSLISASCKSGNWEECVRLLKTMIDYGALPNIVTYNSVLDALCKEGKTAEALNLVDEMFRGGEKPDVVTYSTLIKGLCRTRQWKEATRLFDEMVCHGILPNFVTLKILSGALCHEVLTDEVREEFKARIDGTSKLGKKRSKKD, encoded by the exons ATGAAAAGGATAACTACAAGAATTCCATTCCCAGGTAATCTTCCTTCTTTCATTTTTGCCATTCTGCAGAATCCAAGTAGGGCATTTCATTCCGACGCTGTTAATGCTAATCCTACTTGTACGCATACAATTAAACAAACCCATTTGGTGTCGGAGAGTATGATTCAGACTCGATGCAAATCTGGAAAAATTAGGAAAGATGAAGCCTTGGGTTACTTTTATTCCATGATTCAAATCAAACCCTTGCCCTCTgtttggactttgaattatttGTTGGGGGCACTCTCCAAGATGAAGGAATATTCTGCTGTGGTTTCTATGTGTAAACAGTTGATGGGTTGCGCTCAATTCCGACCTGATGTCTGTACAATCAATATTTTTCTGAATTGCATGTGCCGGCTGAACCGGATGAACGCTTGTTTCTCTGTTTTAGCAATTACCCTTAAATACGGTCTTCAACCCAATGCTCATTCTATAACTACTTTTCTTCATGGGCTTTGCAAGAATTGTTCCCTGGCGGAGGCAATGGAGTTCTTCGAAGAAATAGAAACGAAAGGATACGCGTGCAATGAAATAACTTATGCTACTATGATCAATGGACTATGCAAAGCTGGGAAAACTTCTAAGGCTCTCGAGATACTTACGAAGATGTGGGAAGATGGAAGGTTCAAGCCCAACCCAGAATGCTACAATCCAATCATCGATAGCCTCTGTAAAGAAAGACAAATAGATGAGGCATTGACCCTATTTCGAGATATGATCAGCAAAAGTGTTGTACCGAATATTTTCAATTATACCACATTGATTCATGGGTTATGCAACACGAGTCGCTGGGAAGAAGTGCTGTCTCTTTTTGAAGGAATGGTAGATCAAGGAGTCAAGCCTAATATTGTCACCTATAATGTTCTTATGACCACTCTTTGCAAGGAAGAAAGAATTCAAGAAGCACTTACTCTGTTGGGAACAATGACCGAGAAAGGTATAAAGCCTGATGTTGTCACTTTTAATTCCTTGATTTCTGCTTCATGCAAGTCTGGTAACTGGGACGAAGGTGTGAGGTTATTTAAAAACATGATTGATTATGGAGTCTTGCCTGATATTGTTACATACAGTACTGTTCTGGATGCTTTATGCAAGGAAGGGAAGACAGAAGAGGCACTGAATCTTGTGGAAGAAATGGTCCGCAGAGGTGAAAAGCCTAATTGTGTGACTTACAACTCCTTAATTAATGGATTGTGCCGGACCAGCCAATGGAGAGAAGCCACAAGGTTGTTTGATGAAATGGTTTGCCGTGGAATCTTACCTAATTTCATAACTTTGAACATACTCTCGG ATGTATACACATATAGTGTTCTAATGAACGCGTTGTGCAAGGATGACAGAATTCAAGAAGCACTTGCTCTGTTGGAAAATATGACAACGAAAGGCATAAAGCCTGATGTTGTCACTTTTAATTCCTTGATTTCTGCTTCATGCAAGTCTGGTAACTGGGAAGAATGTGTGAG GTTACTTAAAACCATGATTGATTATGGAGCCTTGCCTAATATTGTTACATACAATTCTGTACTGGATGCTTTATGCAAGGAAGGGAAGACTGCAGAGGCACTGAATCTTGTCGACGAAATGTTCCGTGGAGGGGAAAAGCCTGATGTTGTGACTTACAGCACTTTAATTAAAGGATTGTGTCGTACCAGGCAATGGAAAGAAGCCACAAGGTTATTTGACGAAATGGTATGCCATGGAATCTTACCTAATTTCGTAACTTTGAAGATACTTTCGGGTGCTCTCTGCCATGAAGTGTTGACCGATGAGGTTCGCGAAGAATTTAAGGCGAGAATAGATGGAACTTCGAAGCTTGGTAAGAAAAGGTCCAAGAAGGATTGA
- the LOC126618750 gene encoding putative pentatricopeptide repeat-containing protein At1g12700, mitochondrial isoform X2: MKMKMKRITTRPPSPGNLPSFIFTILRNPSRGFHSDAVNANPTCTHRIKQTHLVSESMIQTRCKSGRIRKDEALGYFNSMIQTKPLPSIWTLNYLLGALSKMKEYSAVVSMCKQLMGCAQFRPDVCTMNIFLNCLCRLNRMNACFSVLAITLKYGLQPNAHSINTLLHGLCKYSSLTEAMELFKLIEEKGYTCDEITYATMINGLCKAGKTSKALEILTNMLEDGRFKPNQDCYNPIIDSLCKESRMDDALTLFRDMINKSVVPDIISYNSLIHGLCNMSRWEEVLPLFEGMEDHGVRPDVVTYNTLIYALCQSGRLEKAKSFLICMLNSGISPNVYTYNVLMNTLCKEERIQEAITLLENMTTNGTKPDVVTFTSLISASCKSGNWEEGVRLLKTMIDYGALPNIVTYNSVLDALCKEGKTAEALNLVDEMFRGGEKPDVVTYSTLIKGLCRTRQWKEATRLFDEMVCHGILPNFVTLKILSGALCHEVLTDEVREEFKARIDGTSKLGKKRSKKD; the protein is encoded by the exons atgaagatgaagatgaagaggaTAACCACAAGACCTCCATCTCCAGGTAATCTTCCTTCTTTCATTTTTACCATCCTGCGGAATCCAAGTAGGGGATTTCATTCCGACGCTGTTAATGCTAATCCTACTTGTACGCATAGAATTAAACAAACCCATTTGGTGTCGGAGAGTATGATTCAGACTCGATGCAAATCTGGAAGAATTAGGAAAGACGAAGCATTGGGTTACTTTAATTCCATGATTCAAACCAAACCCTTGCCCTCTatttggactttgaattatttGTTGGGGGCACTCTCCAAGATGAAGGAATATTCTGCTGTGGTTTCTATGTGTAAACAGTTGATGGGTTGCGCTCAATTCCGACCTGATGTCTGTACAATGAATATTTTTCTGAATTGCTTGTGCCGGCTGAACCGGATGAACGCTTGTTTCTCTGTTTTAGCAATTACCCTTAAATACGGTCTTCAACCCAATGCTCATTCTATAAATACTTTGCTTCATGGGCTTTGCAAGTACAGTTCCCTGACTGAGGCAATGGAGCTGTTCAAGTTAATAGAAGAGAAGGGATACACATGCGATGAAATCACTTATGCTACCATGATCAATGGACTATGCAAGGCTGGGAAAACTTCTAAGGCACTTGAGATACTTACGAATATGTTGGAAGATGGAAGGTTTAAGCCAAACCAAGACTGCTACAATCCAATCATCGATAGCTTGTGTAAAGAAAGCCGAATGGATGATGCCTTGACCCTATTTCGAGATATGATCAACAAAAGTGTTGTACCGGATATTATCAGTTATAACTCTTTGATTCATGGGTTATGCAACATGAGTCGCTGGGAAGAAGTGCTCCCTCTTTTTGAAGGAATGGAAGATCATGGAGTCAGGCCAGATGTTGTCACATACAACACTTTAATTTATGCATTGTGCCAATCGGGGAG GTTGGAAAAAGCCAAGAGCTTCTTGATTTGCATGCTAAACAGTGGAATTTCACCCAATGTATACACCTATAATGTTCTTATGAACACTCTTtgtaaagaagaaagaattcaAGAAGCGATTACTCTGTTGGAAAATATGACAACGAACGGCACAAAGCCTGATGTTGTCACTTTTACTTCCTTGATTTCTGCTTCATGCAAGTCTGGTAACTGGGAGGAAGGTGTGAGGTTACTTAAAACCATGATTGATTATGGAGCCTTGCCTAATATTGTTACATACAATTCTGTACTGGATGCTTTATGCAAGGAAGGGAAGACTGCAGAGGCACTGAATCTTGTCGACGAAATGTTCCGTGGAGGGGAAAAGCCTGATGTTGTGACTTACAGCACTTTAATTAAAGGATTGTGTCGTACCAGGCAATGGAAAGAAGCCACAAGGTTATTTGACGAAATGGTATGCCATGGAATCTTACCTAATTTCGTAACTTTGAAGATACTTTCGGGTGCTCTCTGCCATGAAGTGTTGACCGATGAGGTTCGCGAAGAATTTAAGGCGAGAATAGATGGAACTTCGAAGCTTGGTAAGAAAAGGTCCAAGAAGGATTGA